The nucleotide window GTACCCTACTACCCACACCGGACTGGATTCCTTTCACGCCGGTTGATAGACGTGCCAGGCGTGAGCTAAATAACGGCTATAGAGTTTACTGGTAATGTTCCCTATAAGCTATtacatttgtacatttgtatttatgAGCGTTGTGAAGTGCACTTTACCACCTTCTTTCAAGGAGAGCACAAAAGCCTTGATCGAGGTGAAAGAAGGTGGTAAAGTGCACCAAAGACACAGCTATGTTCCGACTGCGGGATCAGTTTGcgagtggtggtgacgtatatcatacgcgtcgagagcagcgggaGTTGTAGTCCACAAAGCGCCCCACACAAAAACTAACCGTATCAAACTCATACCCGCTAAAttatagttttctttgcatgaaaaattatcatttaaatccacaaacaatatgtgtaatccgggacatataaagactgggatcagaaaataattactttctctccattgactcccattcatttgtttcggtctcataggtcccatgagcaatGGCGAGCtctattagggccacacatgaagAATTTTTgtgacgagattaaagtcgagGCGTCGATTTTAAAGTCAACATGTtgacattaaactcgaaatgtcggaaataaagttgaaatgtcatgtcgactttaatctTGACACGTCGAGATTGAAGTCGTCATTAagctcgaaatgtcgagaatacaGTTGAAATTAGTTGGGAGGGATAGCAACCGCTCCAAGAGCCTGCACTGAATCCAATGGCTTGTATAGATAATTTGGCAAAATTGTATTTCAGAATCGGGTTTAACATAGGAAATTGGCAGATGCAAAGATACAGATGGTTGCACCTCCGTGCAATACATAAAGGTTATGTTGTGTCGCAAAATACAGTAAGACAATTGATCAAGTTGCTTGATCCTGAGGGTGTGGAGCAAAGGCGTGCCCGGCGTCTGAGGCGCAGGCAATATCACAGCAAAGGTCCGAAATGCACTCTGGCATATGGATGGGTACGATAAGCTAAAGCCATACGGCATTGCCATCTGTAGAACATTGAAGGTTAAATTGAATATATTGTTTGGATGGAGGcctacaccacaaacaatgaccCAAGGGTTATTGCCGACTACTTCGGGTCATCCGCTGCACGCTTGGGAGGATGCCCGGAGCGTCTAGCTGCGTGCTGACAGAGGAACGGAAAATGGacacgtcgagattaaagtcgattTGATGTTTCCACTTTATtttcgacatttcgagtttaaagacgacacgtcgagattaaagttgacatgacatttcaactttattctcgacatttcgagtttaatctccacatgttgactttaaagtcgacgtgttgactttaaagtcggtgtgttgactttaaagtcgacgtgttgactttaaagtcgaagtgtcgactttaaagtcgtcacggcaaaaatactttttttcttcacgtgtggccctaatactccgtcgtaCAAAACCGTTTGGCTTTCAGTGGGTCAAATGGATTTGGTTTGCAGAGGGGACAATCTACATgacagcagcagtagcacaGAAAATGGAAACGTCAATGCCCCCCGGGCCGTCAGTGATCCCTCGCTGATTGCCCGTCGTACCCTGCCATACATGGTGGACGAGGAGAAGACCTGCCGACCCACACCTTACTGTAGCTCTGTCCAGAAACAGATCACGCCATGCATGAGACAAGTCCTGGCAATGTGGATGTTACGGGTACGTTGTTCATCCATGAGTCTGTCGTCAACAAGGGGCAATACAGCATATGGTCACCCAATCGTACCCTCTGATTTTCCCCGACAGGTTTGTGAGGAAGAGTTGTGCGAGGAACAGGTCTTTCCACTGGCCATCAGTTACCTGGATATTTATTTGAGCCGTATCCCCACGGAAAAGGACCATTTGCAACTCTTGGGATCCGTTTGCATGTTCCTGGCTTCCAAATACCGGGACACTGTTCCACTCGGTGCCAGCAAGCTCTGCCTCTACACAGACAACTCAATATCACTCTCAGAAATCGTGGTAAAGACTATGTACATAATCGAGAACACTTTCCGTACAATTGTTTATCAAACTCTTACCACAAAGGGAATggatcacaaaaaaaaatgaaatctgaATTAAATTCAGAAATAAACTAATGGGCTTCCATTGTGTTTCTGTTGCAGCAGTTGGAAGTCGCGCTGATCTCGGTCCTGGGATGGGAGCTGGCCACTGTGTCACCCAGTGATTTCCTAGAGCCCATCCTGCAGGCTCTCCCGTTTGCTGCTTCCCTCGACCTCAAGTCCGTGCTCTGCCATCTTCACTCCTTTATATACCTGGCAGCCGTTGGTGAGCCACCACACCAGGCATATTAAATAAAGTCAACTGACAAGATTAAATTAATTGGTAATAACGTGAAAGAACACACTTTTAGTTGGCCTACTTGTTGTGAATAAACGACTCTTAGCGTTGTTAACAAAGTGGTCAAAGCAGCCATAACTTTTGGTGGTGATGTGTCAGCAGTTCCTTCAGGATGCCGGGAACTGGGTTTGTGTAATCCTGTATTGTGTGCTTTGAAAAGGCCATGTTTAGCTTGGTGATTTCCCATGAGACTCAATTTAGTTATTTTTCCCACAATGCACTAGGTAACAGCCTTTCAGGCAGTTTGTTCTCATTCAGACTCCAGACAGGAAAGGATATTTTAGCCCATCACCATGTCTCCCATTCAAAAAGGTGTGGGAATGGGCAGACTGATTTACGTCGGGTCCCAACTCCTGTGCCTGGAGCTATCAGGCCAGCGTGTAGGATGTCGAGGCAACGCCTTCTGTAAAgctcttgttttttgtttttctgggtGTGACAACAATGTCGACATTCTTCTTACTTGGTAACATCTTGCCTTTCACTCCTATTAGTAATATTTGGCTCTCAGAAAATAGTCACGTCAAGTCTTTTTTCTAAGGCAGACACTAACTATGTCCATTATAGATGTCCAGGTATAAGACACAGCATCCTTCACCCTTTGTTTAAgaataaatgttttttgttgttttattttcagaGAACCAGTTTGTGTTGTTCCATCCCTCCACCattgcatgtgcctgtgtggggATTGCCATGCAAAGACTGACACTCCTCCAAGACAGGTTCTCCTGTGATTCACTTTTGCAGCACTTGGCCGAACTTTTGGCCATTGATCTGGTGAGGGGTGATTTTTAACAGCCTGTGTTGACTTTTATTACAAACCGGACAATGCCCTGGCCTTATCTCTGTGACTTGGTCTGTGTCACCAGCCTCTTTGGGCATATTTTGGAGTTTTGACAGTATCAAGTGGATAATAAGATATCATGTGAGGGATAAGCTGGGTGTCTCACTAAGTGTCCTTTATTGAATGAGTTTGGATGGGCAGCAAAACGTCTCTCTGTTGACATTTATACCTATTGGTTTAGCTCCTTCCCATAACACCAGCTGCACTGCTACTGTAATAGCAAGCCGGTGCTTCTctgttgacacacacaatgCTAACAAAAAGACTCCTCTCTTTCTGAATCATGCGTTTGATTAAATCTGCCCCTCaaacaggactccattcagcaCTGCTACCGTGCTCTGGAGAGCAAAGTGGTGCTCAGACTGCTCGCAGGCCGGGGCAGCCCCCGGCTTAGCGTCCCCCAGCCAGCCAgcaagccagccagccagccagccagcccacAGCTTAGCGTCCCCCAGGCAGCCAGCCCCAACCCCACTGACATTCAGGATGTTCTGCTAACACCTGTGGCTTAGACAGGTGGCTTGTCTGAAGGCCCCTTTATGGCCATGTGCAAGGCTAGAGTTAAGCTTGAAAATGATCAAACACAATGAATTAAAACTAAATGGCTCTGTTGGCTGAAGGCCCCTTTTTACAGCGTAATCCTAACGTGCAATGTTTGATGAAAGAGGTGTAAGGTTTATTGCTAGGCTGTTTAAATATTCTGAATAATCTATTTAATGCATACTATTAAATGCAACACTTGGAAAAATGGTTCTAGTGATTTGTCTCTTTacgggtgcactcacactagggcatCTGGCCgcggccgttggccgttttcacacctaaccgtgctcaaatggccccattgttctctggcctgcactcacactaggccatctggccgtggccgttggccgtcgcaactgtggcctggcccaTGGAcgtattatagaatggacaacggattccaaaatgacgcctattcactcctatgtaaactgctcagtggcgcagggcaaTATCAAGGAgcgatatgcttccgcatcatatGGGTCTATGGCTACGCCCTATTTCATGACGTACcagatgcagaaatatagaacgcatgccCGTCCCCCtactccggtccaacaacaatataaaattaTACCGTagtgcacctgttctttgtctttggatcttttgaataaatggatcaatacatgatgtaGGCTATCACAATGATctcaagcagaggaccgtgagagttattgagcagcagatgaaccagtccaaaaatcggacacgttaacggaacactgaactaggccctctcggatgccatttgtttcactacgactcctttcagctgcacacccctcttccccagcaaAAAATTAAttgagataacggctaataaaacgcttgaggtggcgtttttacatttttttaggacatggcatgaaggtaattatgagcctttgattgatatccagacattttttgcggagacacattcctgttccccacttgtattggagtgaacggagatatctacttctgggtcccatgatttgagggacccgtccacagcccgcttaaacagctgcaataccaggcttagCCGCCACAAACAGTAATTTTCGCATTGATTGATCGATGACTATCTTCTCAAGTGAGTTTGGTGGAAAGGCCGAAATGTTTGCATGATCATCTATTTATAGAGAACGGTTCCATCCGCCACTCTCACTGCTATTTCCATGTGCGCATCGTCGGCTCATCGAAATCGAAAAGGTACATTTTAAAGTTTCTTATGAGTTTTGCATGAAATATATTTCTTAATAGAAATCTATAATGttaaataatgtaaaacattACAGCTCTCCAGAAATATTAAAGTATGCTACCATTGGATGTCTACAGTGGATGTTTGCTAGGTACCTTAATCCTTTtttcttatatttatattgtagcTATTGCAAATCAAATGGAAAAGACAAGGGCTGGAGTACCAGGGCAACCCCCTATTAAAAGTAAGTATTTAGCTTGACTAAGGAGAATATATTCACAGAACAtcattttgttttgtctgtgtgtcccctAATATGACAAATGATTAGAATTACATGTTTACTGAATTCATACAAATACTGCATATGACATAAGCTAATGACTGTATGAATAGGATATATTAAGCTATATTGTTCTATAAATTAACAGTCCCCTCACTCTGTATTTACATGTATAGTAATCTGTGTTTTGTAATCTTTAGGGCCAGAAGTGTGGATTATCGGGGACAGCTACGTCCGccgtggagaggagagagccagGGAAACCTGTGGCCCCCATCTTGGCCTAGAGGCCAGGGTCAGTTGGTTTGGCTGAGGCGGGCTGAGATGGAAGACCCTCATCCCTTTCTTCCTGCAGTCCCTGAAAGGAAGAACAGCCCCGGATGTCCTGCTCATCCACTGTGGCGGCAACGAACTTGGACGCCTGGAGGGAGTTGAGGTTGTTGCCGCAATGAAGCAGGACCTGCAGTACCTCCACCGGCAGTTCCCAGCAATGCAGATCGTCTACTCTAACATCAACTAGAGACGCCGGTGGAGGGCTGACCATCCGGGGAAGCTAAAGCTAAATCACCCTAGGAAATGGGTGAACAGTGTGATGAACGCATTTGTTAGTGTAGAGCTAGGAGGCAACAGCGTAGTGCATCATGGAATAAGGTTTAACTGCTGTGGTTTATACTTAAAAGACAAGGTTCATTTCACCAATAggggaaattacattttttttaaaagcatttCTCAGTCTCTTGAGGCGATAATCCAGAGTGGGTGAGACTGACACTTTTAGGGCCAATGCCTTCAGCCTTCTCCACTCTGAATTGTaatttcaacagttttcaatACTGTTAAATATAATCCAGGTCCTTAATCTTTATTCGATGATGCTCTTCTCTGCGTATTTGATAAATCAGTAATTATAACCTTTTTGGTAATCATTTGTGTTTATCACactgttcattcatttcacTGTTCATCCTCTCATTCCTTTCCTTACTTCTTCTTTACCTGTCTTTGTTTCCCCTTCCACTCTTCTGCCCCAGCCAAACAGCCAAAAGAAttggaaaaaaaagtgttttgttaaaatttggggtgggggggtcttgtaataaaagctttttttattgtaacacttggttcaaatcctatttcttacacatgcagccatttggacaccattatatgatagctgataaccaaggtaggTACACactgttaatatatatatatggtcctGGGGGCCggggccacggtaggctcttgtacatacgtcatcacgtcgtaagtaacacgtcatcactaagcgtccgctgcatggaccataataaagtctgccgccagtcagagttctaacaacaatggacaacatcacagagaacacagatcacactttgctgagtctgttgcttatttggatatatgtttaccgtttaacaggaaagaaggctcgtcgcctttattatgtccgtggtcgtcgcatggactatacgtcatccagctcaggttgcgtagccaaattggcctggccacactcacactggcagatttgagcacggttaggtgtgaaaaccggtgaaaacggccacggccacggccagatggcctagtgtgagtgcacccgcTGTAAAATACTTGCACTTTGTCCGATGCGATATCAGATGTAAAATGTAATTGCGTTGTTGCTTATTAAAATGTGGCAGTTTCTCAATAACATGATTTCTGCTATTTCGGAAATTATTATATTCACTTCAGCATTTCCACAGACAAAGGAAATATATCTTATTTCACAGAATGCTTTATTTTTGCATTCAATGAAGAAACAATATCCACAAAAATCTCAGCAAAAGTTGacaatataatttgaatattaatGTCATTTTTTGGGAACATTGGTGCATTGTGTGACACGAATGGCATTGCTTGATAAAAAATATGCACCTAGTGCATTTCTATATACAGTCTGAATAACTCCACAACTCTTATGATCTCTTACCCCTGAGTAAAGTTTAGAGTAATATTTCCTCGTTCACTTCAAAGACAACCTTAATGTAGAGCATTAGATTAAAAGTTTATTAAAATAGAAGGCAACTTCCAACATTTCAATAACCGGATGAGCAACTCGGTCCAGTTTCAGTAGAGTGACTTTTGCTGTTTATTAGAGTGACAGCAATTGCATTTGCAATTCAGGTCTTATAGATGAAGTAGGGCTCTCCTGATTGTTTACGATCTAATAAAGTGCTTTTACCAATATATTGTGAGTTTCTGAGGCAACACATGCACTGAAAAATACACATCTAAAAAGACATCACATCTTCACACTCAAGCAAACAGTAAATCTGGCAATCATACAACGTCAAATAATCACAACTCTGCATTGCATAGTGTTCCAGTCCAATTGAAAAGCTACATTCTAACAAGGCACTAGGCAAGTACTGGCAGGTTGAAGGTCATGATGTTGTTATGACCTATTTCGGATGCTTTCACTAATCCCCATTTGGAACGGCCACCAAAGGTATCATTAGAACCTATGCTCCATTATGCCACGACCAGGAACCAAAGCAGGTTCTACAAGTTTCACTTGCCGTGAGTCAGTGCATAATAAATGTTATTCAAGTCATTACCTCGTTCTATTGAACATCAACTTCCTACTTTGTCAACAAgaaggaagaagagaaaaacaatatTTGACAAGCAAGATCCCTGTTGCATCCAGAATGTCACGAAGGGCATTTTAAAATCCTTTTAAATATTTTGGTTTCTCTTTGGAATCAGGTATATCTTTTTTCCAATAACCTAACCCACATGAGAGGGGTTAAATAAATTAAGTAACTACACTCTATTCAAGTTTTGTTTAGATTAAATTAAACTCATAATCCTGCATCAGGTGAAAGAAATCCTTAACTAACCATTTGGCAATTATAGGCACGTGATGGGCCCCCTATTTCTGCAACTTAATGTAGGACAGAGTGTCAGCCTTTTCCTACACATTACCAATCGAGCCACTTTAGTAAGATATTATTGGTATTGTGTGAGAGTAAGTTTAGTAAAAACTTATTCTTAACCAAATGTAGTCTCCCCTATCAAAAATGTGCATTCCATTAGCAGTCACAttcaaatgcccccccccccctccccctgtgtgcCAACAGAATACCTTTTTTACATTTACCAAAAAGCATGAAACAAAGACTACCGTCAGACCGCTGTCAAATGTACCTTCTACATGTTTCACAATAAACGCCAAAGCAGTCATTCCTAGAAGACTTCTCTATCCAGCGACCGTGACCCATTGGTTTCTTTAGCTGGCCACCACACTTCTACCTAGCACGGCCTGCTTGTAAGCCTCTGTTACATTCTCACAGTCTGTGATGCTGAAGGCACTGTCGGCCACCCCCGCCTGGTAGCACTTCCACGGCCGCCGCAGGCCGTCGCTGAGGTTCTCGCTCTGCCGGATGTCCAGCAGGTTGTCCGCCGACACGCACGCCCTCATGCTGCCCCGGGGCGGGTCCTCGCCGGTCCCCGGTGGGCCCATGCGCTCGGGGAGGTCCAGTTGATCAAACGACTCTGAAGAGAGAATGCTGTCCTCGCTGATGGCCGAGCTGGGCCGGGACCTCTGGCCGGCGCGTGGCAGAGACACCGCCAGCTGATCCAGAGACCCAAACTCCTGCAGCCTGTTGGAGGAGAACTTCCCGTCGCGCTTCAGGATGCCTTTGCGAGAGGTTGGCGCTGAGGGGAGCTCCAGAGTCTGCTCCGCCTGGGCTGAAGCGCCGCTCTCCGGGGACGTGGAGCAGTACCCCGACTCCTGTTCCGCTGGCTTCTTCAGGATACCCTTGCGGGGCTGCAGTGCAGGGGAAGGGGCGTTCTCTTGTAGGGACATGGCCGAGACGTTTTGAGGCTTTGCTGCTTCCCCGGTGGGAACCTCCCCGGTCAGTTTCTGTTTCAGACTGGGGCGTCTCTTCAGGATGCCTTTGGAGGGCCTGGGCTCCACAGTGCCCTCTGCCCCAGAGTTGGAGACGTTGTTCTCCTTCTGGGACCGACGCAGGGAGCGCTGCCTCACTATATTGCCCTCTGCGTTCTGCGGTCGCAGTAGACAGCGCATCTTGGAGCCCGTCTCCAGCAAGGGCCTCGATGTTCGCCGGAACCAGCCAGCGATGCTAGATAGCCCGGTGGGGTGCTGGGCTGAATTAGAGTCTTGTGATGGGGCCTGCTCCGTCCTCTTGAACTCGGCCAGTAAAGGCTGTGGGTATCCCCAGTTGAGCCACCAGTGGCCTGCTATCTCCTCCACCGTGGCTCTGCGGTCAGGGTTCACCATCAGCATCCAGCGAATGAGCCCGCATGCGTCTGGTtgacagaagaagaagacaaaaaGGATGAAAATGTGTTAGCATTGTGCTAGCATGCCATTGCTTCAATTTAATTCCGCCAAATTAAAACAATGAAACAAAATAACTACAAAAAAAGGCAAAGCCAAGGTAAGaccaaggcccaatcccatttctaccccttccccttacccctcccccttgttttgaagggggagggggaaggggaaccccttccccttacctctTGAAAAaatgggggaggggtaaggggaaggggtaaggggtagaaatgggattgggcccaagtCTCTCAAGGTAAGACCCACTCACCCGAGGGGCGAGAGGGTTTCCGGTAGTTTCCAGTGCTGATCTGCTGGACTAGAGTCGCGTGGTTGTTCCCGTCGAAGGGCATGGCGCCGTGGACCAGGGTGTAGAGCAGCACCCCCAGGGACCAGGTGTCCACCTCGGGCCCTCGGTAAGGACGCCCGTTGACGATCTCCGGGGAGGCGTACAAAGGACTGCCGCAGAACGTTTGGAGATACTCATCTCCGTGGTAGAGATTCGACAGACCAAAGTCTGCAATCTGCAATAGAGCATTAAGGTCAGTGTGAGTcaacagttctctctctctcgggataTAAATTATTCAGTGCTGATTTTAAGGACACTTTGTCCTGGTACATACCTTAATATTACCGTTGCCATCCAGTAAAATATTCTCCAGTTTCAGGTCCCTATGAACAATCCCATTCtgaaaaggagaaaaaacaaaaggtCATTTCCCTCACCTTTTGTCAAGGTTTATACATCAATCATCAAAGTGCCTTTGTGTGTCCAAGACGACTCACCAGTGTGTCATTCTGATGTCCCAAAGACAAAAAGTATGCATTTAAAAATTGTTGGCAAGAAATATATTCTACTTCCATGAacttttaatataatataatttttatagtttatatatatatatatagtttatatatttatggaCGCTGTTATAGTGTTCGTGCAGACAAAGGCAATTGGGTCAAGGTTAAGTTTATATGCGGTAATCTAAACTCCTGCTAACAAGGATGTTGCTTTGATTGTCTCTTAAAAATACCTCTATATAAAAGAAGCCGGTGACTGTTGGCAGGTACGAATCGAAACTGGGGTAATTTAATGATCAGACGCCAGACTGCATTTATGGCCTCCCAGGGTTATGCTGAGCAGATGTAACAAGCTGTACTTTAGACTTTCCATTATATGCTCATAGTTTTGAACACTAGGGGACCAGTGATTAGcatgcgtgagagtgtgtgtgtgtgcacgcacagaTGGCTGCCTGTTCACTGGCACCCTCATTAGAGTGTGAaaccatgcatgtgtgtgtgtgtgtgtgtgtgtgtgtgtgtgtgtgtgtgtgtgtgtgtgtgtgtgtgtgtgtgtgtgtgtgtgtgtgtgtgtgtgtgtgtgtgtgtgtgctgaatcCATTGGCCCTACGCCCCGCCGTTGTCCATAGACCAACTGTTCATTCCACCAGGGCATCAGTCTCACACGGCAACC belongs to Gadus morhua chromosome 13, gadMor3.0, whole genome shotgun sequence and includes:
- the nuak2 gene encoding NUAK family SNF1-like kinase 2, producing MESCKRGESSGVRPAWDVSPVENATFGQPVSQVTLKRQAVKRHHHKHNLKHRYEFLETLGKGTYGKVKKAKERSGRMVAIKSIRKEKIKNEQDLVHIRREIEIMSSLSHPHIITIYEVFENKDKIVIVMEYASRGDLYDYICETQKISEREARHFFRQIVSAVHYCHQNGIVHRDLKLENILLDGNGNIKIADFGLSNLYHGDEYLQTFCGSPLYASPEIVNGRPYRGPEVDTWSLGVLLYTLVHGAMPFDGNNHATLVQQISTGNYRKPSRPSDACGLIRWMLMVNPDRRATVEEIAGHWWLNWGYPQPLLAEFKRTEQAPSQDSNSAQHPTGLSSIAGWFRRTSRPLLETGSKMRCLLRPQNAEGNIVRQRSLRRSQKENNVSNSGAEGTVEPRPSKGILKRRPSLKQKLTGEVPTGEAAKPQNVSAMSLQENAPSPALQPRKGILKKPAEQESGYCSTSPESGASAQAEQTLELPSAPTSRKGILKRDGKFSSNRLQEFGSLDQLAVSLPRAGQRSRPSSAISEDSILSSESFDQLDLPERMGPPGTGEDPPRGSMRACVSADNLLDIRQSENLSDGLRRPWKCYQAGVADSAFSITDCENVTEAYKQAVLGRSVVAS
- the ccnd3 gene encoding G1/S-specific cyclin-D3, which encodes MDLVCRGDNLHDSSSSTENGNVNAPRAVSDPSLIARRTLPYMVDEEKTCRPTPYCSSVQKQITPCMRQVLAMWMLRVCEEELCEEQVFPLAISYLDIYLSRIPTEKDHLQLLGSVCMFLASKYRDTVPLGASKLCLYTDNSISLSEIVQLEVALISVLGWELATVSPSDFLEPILQALPFAASLDLKSVLCHLHSFIYLAAVENQFVLFHPSTIACACVGIAMQRLTLLQDRFSCDSLLQHLAELLAIDLDSIQHCYRALESKVVLRLLAGRGSPRLSVPQPASKPASQPASPQLSVPQAASPNPTDIQDVLLTPVA